The following coding sequences lie in one Heyndrickxia oleronia genomic window:
- a CDS encoding BlaI/MecI/CopY family transcriptional regulator, producing the protein MKELPQISEAEYEVMKVIWKYEPISTPEIVEKVSEKIDWKPNTIQTMLVRLVKKKALQTRKKGRSFIYTSLVQENEYVEQKSKLFLKQFFGGTINSMVLNFIENDQLSEEDITELKTILSERQKKDGEK; encoded by the coding sequence ATGAAGGAATTACCACAAATTTCAGAAGCTGAATATGAAGTGATGAAAGTAATTTGGAAGTATGAGCCAATTTCTACTCCTGAGATAGTGGAGAAGGTATCAGAAAAAATTGATTGGAAACCGAATACGATTCAAACCATGCTGGTGCGTTTAGTAAAGAAGAAAGCATTACAAACAAGAAAAAAAGGTAGATCATTTATTTACACCTCTCTTGTTCAAGAGAATGAGTATGTTGAACAAAAAAGCAAATTATTTCTAAAACAGTTTTTCGGTGGCACAATAAACTCTATGGTATTGAATTTTATCGAAAATGATCAGCTGTCAGAGGAAGATATTACTGAATTAAAAACGATATTATCTGAGAGACAAAAGAAGGATGGGGAAAAATGA
- a CDS encoding penicillin-binding transpeptidase domain-containing protein: protein MNSRVKRKKKRFKPYLVLLIITIIGISGFSLFIVINRTNTSQSQKVVDHFIHIIEEKQYAKLGDVLDSESYSSLGYTLEDVINKYDRIFNGINIQNIHASSITVKKLSNDEQELSYRLSFTTPFGKITNINYHTKLLKTDNQYLVKWEPSLIFPEMEGKDKVAYHEWKAERGEIKDHLGNGLAVNKEFKEAGIVPKDLSQGKEKEKKLQNISQQLDIPIKEIHQKLNQSWVKDDLFVPLKIIDSNQAAIISGISYQNTQLRYYPLKEAAAHLIGYIGKVTKEDLEKNSSLKEGDVIGKTGLERSFDKELRGKDGGEIVIVDENGKEKQIIQKNEKRDGKNIQLTIDAYIQMEAYNHLKEKPGSTVVMNPKEGGLYAVVSSPSYDPNKLVQGISKQDYDKYANDENKPFLSRFALGYAPGSTFKTITSSIGLDAKVTYPEKLRKINGLSWRKDETWGKYSVTRVSNVQNVDMRKALIYSDNIYFAQEALEMGEKTFRNGLNHFIFGEELDLPIAMNPAQISNQSTFKSDILLADTAYGQGELLISPIQQVAMYSIFQNEGKIVYPRLVLNKGDFKTKTAISASTAEEMKKSLEMVVSDPKGTAHILFNPQFQLAAKTGTAELKMKQGEKGEENSFLLAFDTGHDNFLLLSLVENYTAGNSATQLNKSFIDELYGYFH, encoded by the coding sequence ATGAATAGTAGAGTAAAGAGGAAAAAGAAACGATTCAAGCCCTATTTAGTATTATTAATAATCACGATTATAGGGATTAGCGGTTTTAGTTTATTCATTGTAATAAATAGAACGAATACTAGCCAATCACAAAAAGTAGTAGATCATTTTATTCATATAATAGAGGAAAAACAGTATGCTAAATTAGGAGATGTGCTTGATTCAGAATCATATAGTTCATTAGGCTATACTTTAGAAGATGTGATTAATAAATATGATCGTATATTTAATGGAATCAATATTCAAAACATCCATGCTTCTAGTATTACGGTAAAAAAATTAAGTAATGATGAACAAGAATTATCCTACCGGTTAAGCTTTACTACTCCTTTTGGGAAAATAACTAATATCAATTATCATACGAAGCTATTAAAAACAGACAATCAATATTTGGTGAAATGGGAGCCATCATTAATTTTCCCAGAGATGGAAGGAAAGGATAAGGTAGCCTATCATGAATGGAAAGCGGAACGTGGAGAAATTAAAGACCATCTTGGTAATGGTTTGGCAGTAAATAAAGAATTTAAAGAGGCAGGGATTGTACCTAAAGATTTATCTCAAGGGAAAGAAAAAGAAAAGAAACTTCAAAACATTAGTCAGCAATTAGACATACCAATTAAAGAGATTCATCAAAAATTAAATCAAAGCTGGGTGAAAGATGATTTATTTGTTCCACTCAAAATTATTGATTCGAACCAGGCGGCAATTATATCTGGGATTTCCTATCAAAATACGCAACTTCGTTATTATCCATTAAAGGAAGCGGCAGCACATTTAATTGGCTATATAGGTAAAGTAACAAAAGAAGATCTCGAGAAAAATTCCAGTTTAAAAGAAGGGGATGTGATAGGCAAAACAGGTTTAGAAAGATCATTTGATAAGGAGCTACGGGGTAAAGATGGAGGAGAAATCGTTATTGTGGATGAGAATGGGAAAGAGAAGCAAATCATTCAAAAGAACGAAAAGAGAGACGGGAAAAATATTCAATTAACCATTGATGCTTATATCCAAATGGAGGCATACAATCATTTGAAAGAAAAACCTGGATCCACCGTTGTCATGAATCCAAAGGAAGGGGGTCTTTATGCAGTAGTTAGTTCCCCTTCATATGATCCGAATAAGTTGGTTCAAGGTATTTCAAAGCAAGATTATGATAAATATGCTAATGATGAAAATAAGCCATTTCTTTCAAGATTTGCTTTAGGCTACGCACCCGGATCTACATTTAAAACAATCACCTCTAGTATTGGACTTGATGCTAAAGTGACATACCCTGAAAAGCTCAGAAAAATAAATGGTTTAAGTTGGAGAAAAGATGAAACATGGGGAAAGTATTCAGTCACTCGTGTTTCAAATGTTCAAAATGTAGATATGCGAAAAGCACTAATTTATTCTGATAATATTTATTTTGCCCAAGAAGCATTGGAAATGGGAGAAAAAACATTTAGAAATGGCCTGAATCATTTTATCTTTGGGGAGGAACTTGACCTACCTATAGCAATGAACCCAGCGCAAATTTCTAATCAGTCGACTTTTAAATCAGATATTCTATTAGCGGATACTGCATATGGACAAGGGGAATTATTAATATCACCTATCCAGCAAGTAGCCATGTATTCAATCTTTCAAAACGAAGGCAAAATTGTTTATCCAAGATTAGTATTAAATAAAGGAGATTTCAAAACAAAAACGGCAATTTCTGCTTCGACAGCAGAGGAAATGAAAAAATCACTAGAAATGGTAGTAAGTGATCCAAAAGGAACAGCCCATATACTATTTAACCCACAATTTCAGCTAGCTGCAAAAACCGGTACAGCAGAATTAAAAATGAAGCAAGGAGAAAAGGGCGAGGAAAATAGTTTCTTACTTGCCTTTGACACAGGTCATGATAACTTTCTCTTGCTATCATTAGTAGAGAATTATACTGCAGGCAATTCTGCAACTCAGTTGAACAAATCTTTTATTGATGAGTTATATGGTTATTTTCATTAA